In Aphidius gifuensis isolate YNYX2018 unplaced genomic scaffold, ASM1490517v1 Contig18, whole genome shotgun sequence, a single genomic region encodes these proteins:
- the LOC122860023 gene encoding sideroflexin-1-like isoform X1: MSISNYEKIDIEKPRWNQSTYIGRAKHFFNLTNPINAFASNEQLERAREIITQYRKEKSLDGLKITEDELWSNKYLYDSAYHPDTGEKMLLIGRMSAQVPMNMIITGCMMTFYKSTPAVIFWQWFNQSFNAVVNYTNRSGSSPIPVETLAQSYVGAVGGAVITALTLNRLAKRASPLAGRLVPLAAVAAANCVNIPLMRITELKYGIDLQNEKGEYVGKSRKAAKEAISSVILSRILMSAPSMTLAPVLMNFLDRRKLLVGAKWAAAPIQLAVCGICLTFATPLCCALFAQQVPISIDNLEPDVKEKIHACDRNAKILVYNKGL; this comes from the exons ATGTCTATATCAAACtacgaaaaaattgatattgaaaaaccaAGATGGAATCAAAGTACATACATTGGAAGAGCAAAACATTTTTTCAATCTTACAAATCCAATAAATGCATTTGCATCAAATGAACAGCTGGAACGTGCACGAGAAATCATCACACAATACAG aaaagaaaaatcattggATGGTCTTAAAATCACTGAAGATGAACTATGgtcaaataaatatctttacGATAGTGCTTATCATCCTGATACGGGTGAGAAAATGTTATTGATTGGTCGTATGAGTGCTCAAGTACCCATGAACATGATTATTACTGGCTGCATGATGACCTTTTACAA GTCAACACCAGCTGTTATATTTTGGCAGTGGTTTAACCAATCTTTTAATGCAGTCGTTAATTACACTAACCGAAGTGGGTCAAGTCCAATACCAGTGGAGACACTTGCACAGAGTTATGTTGGTGCCGTCGGTGGTGCTGTAATAACAGCATTAACATTGAATCGTCTTGCTAAACGAGCATCACCATTAGCTGGACGTCTTGTACCATTGGCAGCCGTTGCTGCTGCAAACTGTGTTAATATACCATTAATGAGAATTACAGAATTAAAATATGGTATCgatttacaaaatgaaaaaggtGAATACGTTGGTAAAAGTCGTAAAGCAGCAAAAGAAGCAATATCATCAGTTATACTTTCAAGAATTCTCATGTCAGCACCCAGTATGA caCTGGCACCagtattgatgaattttttggaTCGTCGAAAGCTACTTGTCGGAGCTAAATGGGCAGCAGCTCCAATACAGTTAGCTGTATGTGGCATTTGTCTGACATTTGCGACTCCCTTATGCTGTGCATTATTTGCCCAACAAGTAccaatatcaattgataatctAGAACCTgacgtaaaagaaaaaatacacgCCTGTGATAGAAATGCTAAAATTCTTGTTTATAATAAGGGGCTATaa
- the LOC122860023 gene encoding sideroflexin-1-like isoform X2, producing the protein MHLHQMNSWNVHEKSSHNTEKSLDGLKITEDELWSNKYLYDSAYHPDTGEKMLLIGRMSAQVPMNMIITGCMMTFYKSTPAVIFWQWFNQSFNAVVNYTNRSGSSPIPVETLAQSYVGAVGGAVITALTLNRLAKRASPLAGRLVPLAAVAAANCVNIPLMRITELKYGIDLQNEKGEYVGKSRKAAKEAISSVILSRILMSAPSMTLAPVLMNFLDRRKLLVGAKWAAAPIQLAVCGICLTFATPLCCALFAQQVPISIDNLEPDVKEKIHACDRNAKILVYNKGL; encoded by the exons ATGCATTTGCATCAAATGAACAGCTGGAACGTGCACGAGAAATCATCACACAATACAG aaaaatcattggATGGTCTTAAAATCACTGAAGATGAACTATGgtcaaataaatatctttacGATAGTGCTTATCATCCTGATACGGGTGAGAAAATGTTATTGATTGGTCGTATGAGTGCTCAAGTACCCATGAACATGATTATTACTGGCTGCATGATGACCTTTTACAA GTCAACACCAGCTGTTATATTTTGGCAGTGGTTTAACCAATCTTTTAATGCAGTCGTTAATTACACTAACCGAAGTGGGTCAAGTCCAATACCAGTGGAGACACTTGCACAGAGTTATGTTGGTGCCGTCGGTGGTGCTGTAATAACAGCATTAACATTGAATCGTCTTGCTAAACGAGCATCACCATTAGCTGGACGTCTTGTACCATTGGCAGCCGTTGCTGCTGCAAACTGTGTTAATATACCATTAATGAGAATTACAGAATTAAAATATGGTATCgatttacaaaatgaaaaaggtGAATACGTTGGTAAAAGTCGTAAAGCAGCAAAAGAAGCAATATCATCAGTTATACTTTCAAGAATTCTCATGTCAGCACCCAGTATGA caCTGGCACCagtattgatgaattttttggaTCGTCGAAAGCTACTTGTCGGAGCTAAATGGGCAGCAGCTCCAATACAGTTAGCTGTATGTGGCATTTGTCTGACATTTGCGACTCCCTTATGCTGTGCATTATTTGCCCAACAAGTAccaatatcaattgataatctAGAACCTgacgtaaaagaaaaaatacacgCCTGTGATAGAAATGCTAAAATTCTTGTTTATAATAAGGGGCTATaa